The Bacteroidales bacterium genome window below encodes:
- a CDS encoding response regulator, which yields MEDSVLNTIDILIVEDNKGDARLIKEVFFENRIFNSLHFVSDGIEAMDFLNARGNFEGRSLPDLIILDLNLPRKDGREVLAEIKADERLKHIPVVVMTISQADEDILKSYNLHANCYVTKPIDLAQFSRVVRSIENFWFTIVKLPPKK from the coding sequence ATGGAGGACAGTGTACTGAATACAATCGATATCCTGATCGTTGAGGATAATAAAGGCGATGCCAGGCTGATTAAAGAGGTCTTTTTTGAAAACCGGATTTTTAATTCCCTTCATTTTGTGAGTGACGGTATTGAAGCCATGGATTTTCTCAATGCAAGGGGAAATTTTGAAGGCAGGTCGCTGCCTGATCTGATCATTCTCGATCTGAACCTTCCCCGGAAAGACGGAAGGGAAGTACTGGCAGAGATTAAGGCTGACGAAAGGTTGAAGCATATTCCTGTTGTAGTCATGACTATATCACAGGCTGATGAGGATATCCTGAAATCATATAATCTTCACGCCAACTGTTATGTAACCAAACCCATTGACCTTGCCCAGTTTTCAAGGGTGGTAAGATCGATTGAAAATTTCTGGTTTACCATCGTTAAACTTCCGCCTAAAAAGTAA